A part of Ammospiza caudacuta isolate bAmmCau1 chromosome 5, bAmmCau1.pri, whole genome shotgun sequence genomic DNA contains:
- the LOC131557781 gene encoding C-type lectin domain family 2 member L-like yields MGSGAERGGSAGRGTKGLLSNIWLWRAVAGVLTAAVILISCIQFVKPSLAKAFPVCPPLELCPSGWLYFQRKCYFLSESEAAWNFSQSQCSSHNASLLVIENHQELRFMMKITKQDPWIGLHKRNEEFLWVNGKALDNELFEVKGSGSCAYLESKGVSASGCSLTRKWVCSLNINSAR; encoded by the exons ATGGGCAGCGGCGCCGAgcgcggcggctccgcggggcGCGGCACCAAAG GTCTGCTCTCAAACATCTGGCTGTGGCGAGCTGTCGCTGGAGTCCTTACTGCTGCTGTCATTCTGATTTCCTGTATCCAGTTTG TGAAGCCTTCTCTGGCCAAAGCGTTTCCAGTGTGTCctcccctggagctgtgtccaTCAGGCTGGCTGTACTTCCAGAGGAAGTGTTACTTCCTCTCAGAGAGTGAGGCTGCCTGGAACTTCAGCCAGAGCCAGTGCTCCTCCCACAACGCTTCCCTGCTGGTCATCGAGAATCACCAGGAGCTG AGGTTTATGATGAAGATAACAAAGCAAGACCCATGGATTGGACTCCATAAAAGAAATGAAGAGTTCCTCTGGGTAAATGGAAAAGCATTAGACAATGAACT GTTTGAAGTGAAAggctctggcagctgtgcctatCTGGAGTCCAAAGGAGTCTCAGCCTCAGGATGTTCTTTAACCAGGAAATGGGTCTGTAGCTTGAATATCAACTCAGCAAGATAA
- the LOC131558272 gene encoding killer cell lectin-like receptor subfamily F member 1 has product MAGDVTYAAVAMLPRERPRAPPGTANPGNTITYAELHVKPQPQGSSRAETSAPGCQHRSSAWFYVALVLAVLVLILLGIVAIQAKQFLKGIAGKSGSLPQYGLNSTSSDISSERTVSAALLKQLVEELCEDGQGTMCELCPPGWQLHRGRCYFFSEEARSWEDSQKNCLARKSQLLVFEDEIEMEFIDSKDKDTKYIWIGSDIEDMEKTQSSVEDHRVKEKRTALKSTEADKNCAVYRRKNLIQTDNCQTLKEWICKKNATLLVL; this is encoded by the exons ATGGCAGGGGACGTCACCTACGCGGCCGTGGCGATGCTGCCGAGGGAAAGGCCCCGCGCTCCTCCAGGGACAGCAAACCCAG GAAACACCATCACGTATGCTGAGCTGCATGTGAAGCCCCAGCCccaagggagcagcagagcagagactTCCGCTCCTG gctgccagcacaggagctcAGCCTGGTTCTATGTGGCGCTGGTCCTGGCAGTCCTCGTGCTCATCCTGCTGGGAATCGTGGCCATACAAGCCAAGCAGT TTTTGAAGGGCATAGCAGGAAAATCAGGAAGTTTGCCCCAGTATGGTCTGAACAGCACCAGCAGTGACATTTCTTCAGAGAGGACTGTCTCAGCAGCTCTCCTGAAACAGCTCGTGGAGGAGCTGTGTGAAGATGGACAGG GGACAATGTGTGAGCTGTGTCCCCCTGGctggcagctgcacaggggcagATGTTACTTCTTctctgaggaggccaggagctgggaggacaGCCAGAAAAACTGCCTGGCCAGGAAATCCCAGCTGCTTGTCTTTGAGGATGAAATTGAGATG GAATTTATAGACAGCAAAGATAAAGATACCAAATATATCTGGATTGGCTCGGACATCGAAGACATGGAGAAAACACAGAGTTCAGTGGAAGATCACAGAGTAAAAGAAAAGAG GACAGCTCTAAAAAGCACTGAGGCTGACAAGAACTGTGCTgtttacagaaggaaaaacctGATCCAGACAGACAACTGCCAGACCTTAAAGGAGTGGATCTGTAAGAAGAATGCAACTTTGCTGGTGCTCTGA